Genomic segment of Populus nigra chromosome 6, ddPopNigr1.1, whole genome shotgun sequence:
aacaacgatCGTCCACCTGGCAAGAATACATGAGGTTAGGAGTGGAGGGTGATAGGGTGCCACGCACTGGTGCCACCAACGGTGGTTGTGCTGTTTTATCATTATCACAAGCCACAGGAGTAGCGTGATTGGAATGATTTTGTATGGGACCCAGTTGATGACATGGGctgtttttgtgtgtttttctttcaatcatgGCTAGGTACTAGGCATGGCGTGATTAATGATTGATGGGGAAGGGGCAATGGGAGCCACATGATCCATTCCATGGCTGTTTCGTGCTTGTAGAAAGAAGATCATGCCATAACGGATCTTACGAGATTGATATTTTTGCTCGGCGGTGTTGGTTTGCTATAATGGCTGCACATGAACCCGTCCAGCAGAAGGAGCGTCTATCTCACTCgaattaatttgagatttgtGTTCCAATGCCTCGAGAGAgaatattatagttattaaacctataTTAGTAcataaagatttttaaaaaagcacaaaattaaaacaattctgGATCTTTTTTCagattaaattaagtttttcttcgAGTTCAAACAAATCAACGAGGTAGTTTGATGCTTGTGTGTCCTGGTTTCAGAGATCATTTTGATGTCgtgttagtttttgtttttctatctaattatataaaataaaattaagttcgtcaaataattaatttctgttCTTTTATATTTAGCTTCTTCaacaattgtatttttaattaaatacattcttGATGCAAGAATATATCTTGTAGCAACCGTATTTTCCCTATGAAATTAGCAATATTGCTGCAAGTTAAAATGAGAGTGGAACGCCGCTGCTATCCTTCATGGGTTAATTAGCTAGCCTCCTCGTATTTCTAAATGATCAAATGTCTCGGATGTTGGAAATTAAGTCTTTTAAGCCCATGATCATGAAAAGGTGTCTTTTAATAATGCAGCAggccacttcttcttcttcttcttcttcttcctctttcatGCAAGAATACATGCATGCACAGATATTTATACCTGGGCTTTTGAATTCACTGTCCTAGATCAATGAACAAGCCCATGATAATTACTTACTAGCAGGCGTACGATGAAATGTTGTAAGACATAAACCGAACGGACAGATCTATCTGGAATCCAAGCAACTTGATATCTAGTTCTGTtcgagtttgaaaaaataaaagaaaatacgtGACCGAATTGATCAAAGATCCAGTTGACTTGCTGACTTTAATTTGAGAGGTTGACCAAGTCCATCTCCTTAATTAGTGACCGGTTCTTACCCTTTTCTTACCCTTTTCTTACCCGGAATTGGTTTTTATGATCATGTTCTGGCATTTATTGTAAGTATAACTATAAAGTATGCAGCtggggccataattttttattttattttcattttttagaattcaataaattataatttagaacCAAGAAGACGTTATTTATTTACATCAAGCATATAAATTccctaaaattctaaaaaggaCCCAACCTGTGCTGCTTAGCTGACTCCCTGTGCACAGTCAGTGAGGCGCTGCAACATGGACACTCCTCCAATAACTCCCACCAAACGCTCCCAAACCGAACCCACACAAATCCGGATCCTCTGCCCGTCACTAAAAACCGGCGCCGTCATCGGCAAAGGCGGCTCCACCGTCCGTCATATCCAATCTCTCACCGGCGCCAAAATCCGCCTCCTTGACGACCCTCACATTCCCTATTGCGAAGACCGCATAATCCTCATTACCCTGAACAGTGGCAAGGTCCCCAAATCAGACGACTCCAACAACGCCACCTCCGATCACAACAAAGAAGATGCCAATGACGGAGAGTGCAGttctggtggtggtggtggtggcggtgAAGAGGAGGGGTGGGGTCCAGTGAAGAAAGCGGTGGTTAGGGTTTTTGAGAAGATAGTGAAAGGGGATAGTGAGGAGGAGTTGAGCGAAGCTGTGGTGGTGACGTGTAAGGTTCTGATTGGTAGTGGTGGTAGTAATCAGGGAGGGAGTTTCTCAAAGGTTTTGGAGAAAATTAGAGTGGAGAGTGGAGCGCAAGTTAGGGTTTCGAATCGCGAGCAAATTCCTGCTTGTGCTTCTCCTGGTGATGAATTGATTCTGGTAAGTAATTTTGAGTTTGAATAAAGTTTTGGTCTTGCAACAATTGATATGTAATTTACTGGTAAAGTTTTGCGCTTTACATATTAATTGGCTGTAGTTCCGTTAATGTCTTGCTTTATGAGGTCAATAATGTTAAATTCTTGCAATGATAGTTTGATAATCAATGAATGAATGATTTAATGCATTGAAATCAAGTTTGGAATTACTTGGTGATTCTTTTAGTTCAATCCATAAATGTCATGCTTTATGAGTTTAGCAAAGTATATATCATGCAGTAATTGTTTGGTAATCAACCATTATCATTCTATACATGGGGTTTGTTGTTAGTTTCTGTGACTTGCAGTACTTTAATTCAAGATATTGTAGTTGTGTCTACTATTTCTGAGTGTAGTTCTGCTCTGCAGATTACTGGAAGTTTTTCAGCTGTTAAGAAAGCACTATTGTCTGTTTCGAGTTGTATTCAAGATAGCCCGAGAGCAGAAACCGCCAATTTTGGTGCAGCGGGATTCCATGGAAATGCTATGCCTGCACAAGGTGACTTGCATCAGTGGGGTTATGGACCTGGTAATCATGCTGCAGACTATCATCCAAGAGGGTATTCTCCTAATTTTGAAGAGGACGTTGTATTTAGGCTGTTATGCCAGGCTGATAAAGTTGGCAGTTTGATAGGGAAAGGTGGCTCTGTAGTACGGGCTTTGCAAAATGAGACGGGTGCATCTATCAAAATTGCTGAAGGTGTATCTGATTCAGATGAACGTGTGGTTGTCATATCTGCAAGAGAGGCATGGGGATTTTACTGTCTTGACTTGTACTATTTTATTAGTCTGGAGAGCTTAACTGTTCTTGCATATTGGTCATTAGGACTTGGACCTTTCTTCAACTCAAACAATGATATCATATTATGACTTTTGCTATCATGACCTCTGAATGAATGGTGTTTCGTAGCAGAATATCTTGGATAAATGCAGTGTTATGATCAACCTGATATCAAACTCTTCATCTCCCTTAGGAATTCAGAGTTCCTTTATAGTTAAGGATAGTCTTCTAAGTCTTTTCATATAGATATTCCATCGCTTTTGCTGGGTGGGTCACATATCATGGGGAAGTGGGTAGGGCCATTGTACCTTTGGCATTTGGGTGTTTTGTTAGCATAAGAACCTTATGTAGATTTGTGGGATGTGCCAATTCTCTGGTTTCCTAACGATTTAAGTGGTTTGACCGCTTTCAGAATTCAGAACAAAGACATTCTCCTGCTCAGGATGCTGTTATTCGTGTGCAATCCAGAATTGCAGAGATTGGATTTGAGCGTGGTGCCAGAATTGTTGCTCGGCTTCTTGTGCATCCACAACAGATAGGTGTTCTGTTGGGTAAAGGAGGCAAAATCATAAATGAAATGAGACATGTTACTGGTGCTAGTATATGCATATTTCCAAAGGAGCAAGCTTCAAAGTATGGTTCTCAAACTGAAGAAGTAGTTCAGGTAATTAGCATGCCTTAttatctcctctctcttttctctcagaATAAAATCTTCCTCCTCTTATTAAATAAACCTACAATGCTCCATGTACCCTGATTGAACCTAGGCCTTGCCCTTGAAACAAGTGGTTTTGCGCCAGTTAGGCTACAGTAATCTTGTATAGCTTGTTCCATGTTAACAAAAatgttccttttaatttttagctGTTTCTGAATTGAGAGCATAAATTTCTACCATTCAGAACTAATTCTAAATTCTTTTAGATAGATGGTTGTTCAAGGGAATAAAGTCCACACTAGCACAAGGAATGCCTAAAATAGCATGCCTCTATCTTGCAAGTTTGCAACTGATATTGAAATCATACCAGTTGAAGGGATTGGTTGTTCGCCTTGACTTCTTGTTTTGATGGCATATTAAAATCAGTCTCTTTATGATTCTGATATGACAGGGTCCTATGTTATCAATTTTACCTTATATCCTTCTATGTATTGTTTCTACACGAGTCTGTTTCAGAATTCTGAAGAGTTGCTTTTTTGCAGGTTCTTGGCAGCTTGCAAGCTGTACGGGATGCTCTATTTCAAATAACAAGCAGACTTCGGGACACTATATTTCCAGTGAAGCCACCATTCTCAAACACTGCTCCCTTGCCCTATCCACCACCCCCATTTCCAGAAATGCATCCCCCTCAGTTTAGGCCAAGACCTAATCCTACCTCTCCAGGTCCTTACCCTTCTCCTGTTGGACCTTTCCAAGGCATGGATCGTTCTGCTATTCCCTCCCACCCCTTAGATCACCAGCCTCCATTTTCATATGGTATGGATCGCAGTGGTCCACCAAATTTGGACCGGGCTCCCTATTCGTATGGTAGCGATAGACCAGGACATGGTCCTCCATTTGAAAGTTCTCCAAGATCATGGACTGCTCAGGTTGGTGGCTTCTGCTTCCAAATAGCCTGATGTTTGACTTGAACTTCATTTATTGATCTTGTAGTGGATTCAAACTCTATTGTTATTCTCtttggttttcattttcttttcctttccctcCCAGCCATTTAGCAATGGGAACCTTAGGGGAGGTGCTGATCTAGGTTCTGGCTCGGTTGCAAGAAATGGGCATCCTGCAAGGTACTGCTTTTATGCTGTTGATTTGAATAACTTCCGCGCATATTGAGCTTAACTGCTTAATGCTCCGGCTGCTGAATACAGTGAGGTGAAGCAGCCAAGTGGCACCAAACACTTGTAGAGCCTTGTGATTAAAAGTCATTAAAAAACATGGCTAGAGAGGAAGCATTTTGCTGACTCATGTGATTATCTGCAAATTCATAAAGTTGCCATATGTTTTTGCATTGTGTAAGTTGACATTTGACAAGCAAAGTTAAAAGTAGAGGCaagaaaaattatctttattgtaaTAACGGAGCCattaatcattttcttcttttctattttgtgCAGTGGAAATCTAGCACCGAGTATGGCTGGCACATCTGTTGAGGTTATCATTCCTCAAAAACTGCTGACTCATGTATATGGAGAGAGTAATAGTAATTTGACTCAGATCAGACAGGTGGGTTTATGTATTGGTTTGGCGCTACtaattttaacatcaatacaatGATCTGCTAGCATTTTCTAATGTTGGACTTGGCAATTTTCTTTCAGATTTCAGGTGCAAATGTTCTCATTCACGACCCGAAGCCCGGGGCAACCGAAGGTGTGGTGGTAGTGTCTGGAACATCAGATCAAATGCGTGCTGCACAGAGCCTAATCCATGCCTTTATTCTTTATGGACAGACAATTCATTGACCATCTACTTAGGCAAGTGGTGATTTGTATAAAACTAGGCAAGAGATATGCATTTGATTTTCGACAAAAACAATATGTATATACCATGTTGTAGTTGCACTCTTGCTTTTATTTAAGCTTAGTATGCTGTACCATTTCGGGGCTTTGGTGTCCTACCTTGACATGATGACAGCAACTCATTCCTCAGTGTAAATAAAATCGAGTTTCTACTAGTTTTTGATGCGCGGCTTggcttcttttttccttctacaTAGACTAGCTCCCTTGCTTCCACTCCTTATTGCGAGCTGGACTGAAACTTTGGACGTACATTTTTTTTCTGGACAGGATGTTAAAGAAAATGCCAAGAGCACGTGATTCAAACCTTTCTCCTTTAGGCACTGTTTGGCAATGTATTGCACCGCAGCAAAAGCAtcatttttggtgtttttgttgGCGAGAAACACGGGTGCAATTATAGAACTAGATACTGTATGAGAGTGCACTGCTAGCACTTAGATAGTGAATGAGAGTATAGTGATggaatatactaaaataattttttaatttatttttaaaaaattatttttgacattcctatattaaataatataaaaatatcaaaaaaatattaattttaaaaaaaaattaaaagtatttttaaaatgcaatgcTATATACTAAGAATATGTTTGGCAGTatggtagcggttgtttttcaaacaactttttgtgctgaaatgcatatcaataatttttttatttttaataattttgacatcaaaacgatttaaaatatataaattatattaaattttaacaaaaaaaaaattaaacttttttgaaAACATGGTGAAAACCATGTTACTAAGAGTTCAACCTGATTATATTCTTTTTCAACAATATAATATTGGGTGATCTTTAACTATTTTATAGAAGAATTAAAGGATAAtgttgctctctctctctctctatatatatatatatatatatatatatatatagtggggGGGGCGGGTcacagaaagaaaacaaaaaatggagGTGAAAATGCGGGGAGCGTGGACAGAACACGCGACCTCCAAAAATTCAGCCCGACGCTCTCCCAACTGAACTATAACTGCTTTAATGTTCCTTGGACagttatttaattacataataGTAGAATTATGAGATTATTTCAAGCACAAACGATCGAGGATATTTGTAGACAGTTCTGTTGATTTAAGCGCGGAGCCAATCACAAGGTCCTTGTCGACTACATAGAGTCAATAGACATaaataattcctttttttaacttgttagAAAAGGAAGCCTACATCGATTATACAGACGGGAAAAAAGATGTTCGAAACTGAGCACAGCAAAACGTACTAAATCATCTTTCGGAGAAAGAACAAGGAAGCATGCAACTCGAAAGGCAAGTGCTCTGACTCTTGACAACTCGTCTAATGAAAACAACCAAGATGAGCACTTCAATTCCCTTGTGTTCCTATAAACTATAGCCCTAGCCATAAATGGCTTTCATGAGAAGTCATTGTTCCATGCGACTCTTTGGTTGCCATCAGTATTTCCATCCTGCAAATATGCAAACAAAAAgcaggaaaacaaaagaaaaggttaagCTGGGATAAAAGGCGTAAATTTTATAGATTCTTATATGGAAAGCCATATTTTTTCACCATGCCATTGCTGTTCATGGAAGAAGAGCTGGGTCCAGTATGGTGAGCTGCCTTGGAGAGGTCCCTCAAAGTTCCCTGCGGTTTTAGAGGTTTAAAGAAGGTGCTAGTTAATGGACAAAACCATGTAATATGCAAATTTAAGCTGCTCAGAAATCATATTCCCTTGTatgttctaaaaattaaatgggtGCATGTGTAAGAGAGAAAGACGAACTTGTGGGAAAAATCAGAAAGATGCCAGCCTGACAATAGTAAGAATTCAATGGATGCCATGATGGTTTCACTATGTGTGCACACTGTTTCCTTGATATCAACTAAAGTTATGTCCTTCCCCAATTTTAACTGAACTATATGCTTACTTGGATCTAACCTAAACATTCAAGTGGATGTTATACCAAAAGCAGTAAGAGCCATTGTTGTTATTAATGTGATTGGTCGTGTCAATAAGGAGGATTCTCTTAATCTTTACAGATTATTTCTTTTGCATCTCGTAAATTGTAATCCAAATAAAGTTGAAGCTTGGGTATGTTCTCATTCTGCATTTAATGAACCCAGGCAACTGGAAATTACTTTGCCTTTCATCatttgggaaaaaaacaaaacaaaaggatcacCCTCAAACTTCTGGAACTAGCTTAAGGAATGAATCtccatagaaaataataataataataataataataataataatcctatattttctgtttttatacCAGCAAACTTATATTTCAAAAGCAAAGATCATTTACcaatattttttccatcatAAACATGTACAAAGACAGCCCTGATATTCACCTTATTTGCCCACATAAGTCCGCATGCATTACAAAGTGTCCTTGGTCCTTCAGGTCCACGCCGCATCATTGGTGTAGACTTCTCACTGATCCCACAATGCCGACAACTAACAAAATTAGGGAAACATTGAAATCAATATATTAGTTTATTGAACAGAATAAAATCATCATGTACAAGCAGACAGATAGCAATGTTATGCGAGAACATGATGCACATGGAGAAGAGCATTATTGCAGCAAGTGAAATGCAGGTGGTTATCACCCAATGTTTCCTCTGCcagatttatttgttaaaaacatCCTTGAATATGCACATTTCTTTCTAGAGTGATTATCATCTATTCTCTATGCCTTTCTCTTATTAGTCTCTAGTTTCATGTGTTTCATTCTATTCATGTGTGTCACTTTTCATCAGAAAGTTACCATTCCATTTCTCAGAACTTGAGATCTCTTTTGAGGGTTACTACTTCTAAAGTTACCCTCAGCTACTAGGTGCACAGAACACTACTATACAGCAATGTTAAGAAGATATTGAATTCGTGATATTTTCCCATGAAAATCACAAGTAGCAAGGATAAAACACTCACACGGCCTCTTGATGTTGGGATCCATTGCTATCGGAGCCCCCGCTCTCATTTGAACCCCAGCTAGTAGCTGCCGATGCAGAGTCATCATGATTGGGCTTTGAAGAGGTGAACTGGCCTTTATTCCGTTGCATTCTACAATACCAACAGCATAAGTTAGCAAGAGAAAAGACCAAGGCTCTGATGTTTCTAATAAAGCATCAGAATCCCATTGCTCACACAAATTATCATATAAATGAGAAACAATCAGACAGAAGAATAAAACAAGGATGAGAAACAATAGTTATGAAGCAGCAAATTTCATACCTAAGTGCTACCTCTTTACGGACAGTATATCGAATTTTCTTGTCAAAGTTCCGTTCTTTTCGCTTTTCTCGAAATCTAATCAAAGACGCTAATCTTTGAGGAACACTAAACCTTTGGGGAGTACTTGACAGCCCCTGATGTGTAATTCAGTACTAATCCGTTAACAAAACATCAGAAGCTAGTAAATACATAATTAACCCACTAGATAACTAAAATCAAGCACCATAccctattattactattatgaTGTGTTGTAATTGGAACAGTAGGTGTGCTTGCAGCAGGCACTTCCCGGCCTCCCAACAGCAAGAGCACAGCTTGAACCTGCAcaacattatttcaaaaaaaaaaaaaacagttacaaACATTCTcctaataataagaataaaatagaattaataGAGAATGCATTATTTATTGTTTCCAAGCTTCAAACTATAGTTCATTTTTCAACCAGGCACAAACATTAATGCTTCAAAACATGCAATACTGAAgcaaaattaacacaaaaaggactaaaaataagcacaaaaaaaattcgAACTTTACTTTAGAAATAAACATACAAAACATCAATGAAAACCCATTAATCAGTCTCAATAACTAATGCTCTGAGCATGAAAAGGAAGCAAACTTAACGCAAATTGAAGAACTCACTTTTCCAGGTGAAACAGAGTCGAAAACATAAACTTGACCCTGAAATGTAAGAGTTAGTTGATCTCCATTGTCTTTTCCATGATTATCAGCCGCCACCATCATGGTCCCCCCACGATCAtcgtcaccaccaccaccgttCACCACGCCATTATGATCTTGATCATTATCTCCATTGTTCATGATCATCCCATTAGCATTACTCATCATTTGAATCCCATTctgatgattttgatgatgatcaTAATGCATTTGCATCGATGGGTTTTGAGCTTCTGTGCCCGTTTGCATCCTTGCAGAATTGTTGCTTCCATTGATGCCATCCATCATAACTCTCCTCCCTCGGTAATTCTGTACATCAAAATCTGATATTTTTGAGTGAATTATTtgtaattatcataaaaaaaaaaattaatgggttCTTATCGGATTTCAATTCAAATCCAGAGTTTCGAGGCTTTGAAATGGATTTTGATAGGAGATCAGATGGAGATTTGTGACCGTAGGATGACGATCGGGGTTTTTGAAAATCAACGAAcggagagagcgagagagagaccaacaatgatttatttatgaatagttttacttttaattttgaatttatataattcaaaaggTTATGTTTTGAAAACATCTGTTACtaaaacattatttcaaaaaaaaaaaaattaaaaacactatagaagttaaaataaataaattaagagttCAAAATCTCAATTTTGAGTAAAGCAAAATGCCGACTTACTTAAGaataactttgaaaatataaatcaattttactGGCCATCCTGCAATTGATACTAATTatccttttttgtcttttttaaaagaaaacatttcagATCGAATTCTGCAAAATAAGTTATTACcctttcttaagtttttttttccttggcagGGAATATTAAACCTTAATAAGCTGCCGACAAGTCgattcaaaatttttatgttttgatcggtggatctagtttaatttttccaaaaataaacaaaacaacagttagttaaaaattttaaatcaactgTCACGTCAACTAGGCAGATGATGCCCTCGCATGAGGATTTGGATGAATTTGCTCACACGATCACACTCACGTCATCTATGGCATTGAGGGGATTCGCCAATGCAAGATTTCAGTTGCTTTAATACCGAAATCTGTATTCCGTTATTGCCTTGCAATTGCAAATAACATGCGGTAACATCAGCTTTTGCCATCATGCAGGCTATCTCTGCAATTCGCAGATGGTTCTTAACA
This window contains:
- the LOC133695843 gene encoding KH domain-containing protein HEN4, with the protein product MDTPPITPTKRSQTEPTQIRILCPSLKTGAVIGKGGSTVRHIQSLTGAKIRLLDDPHIPYCEDRIILITLNSGKVPKSDDSNNATSDHNKEDANDGECSSGGGGGGGEEEGWGPVKKAVVRVFEKIVKGDSEEELSEAVVVTCKVLIGSGGSNQGGSFSKVLEKIRVESGAQVRVSNREQIPACASPGDELILITGSFSAVKKALLSVSSCIQDSPRAETANFGAAGFHGNAMPAQGDLHQWGYGPGNHAADYHPRGYSPNFEEDVVFRLLCQADKVGSLIGKGGSVVRALQNETGASIKIAEGVSDSDERVVVISARENSEQRHSPAQDAVIRVQSRIAEIGFERGARIVARLLVHPQQIGVLLGKGGKIINEMRHVTGASICIFPKEQASKYGSQTEEVVQVLGSLQAVRDALFQITSRLRDTIFPVKPPFSNTAPLPYPPPPFPEMHPPQFRPRPNPTSPGPYPSPVGPFQGMDRSAIPSHPLDHQPPFSYGMDRSGPPNLDRAPYSYGSDRPGHGPPFESSPRSWTAQPFSNGNLRGGADLGSGSVARNGHPASGNLAPSMAGTSVEVIIPQKLLTHVYGESNSNLTQIRQISGANVLIHDPKPGATEGVVVVSGTSDQMRAAQSLIHAFILYGQTIH
- the LOC133697671 gene encoding GATA transcription factor 28, with protein sequence MMDGINGSNNSARMQTGTEAQNPSMQMHYDHHQNHQNGIQMMSNANGMIMNNGDNDQDHNGVVNGGGGDDDRGGTMMVAADNHGKDNGDQLTLTFQGQVYVFDSVSPGKVQAVLLLLGGREVPAASTPTVPITTHHNSNNRGLSSTPQRFSVPQRLASLIRFREKRKERNFDKKIRYTVRKEVALRMQRNKGQFTSSKPNHDDSASAATSWGSNESGGSDSNGSQHQEAVCRHCGISEKSTPMMRRGPEGPRTLCNACGLMWANKGTLRDLSKAAHHTGPSSSSMNSNGMDGNTDGNQRVAWNNDFS